The following coding sequences are from one Methanosarcina sp. WWM596 window:
- the cobJ gene encoding precorrin-3B C(17)-methyltransferase, giving the protein MAESQSQSQDKASGGKLYVVGIGPGSVEQLTLKARDVILNADYVLGNSTYLDQMESLLDTQEVIRSFMGKEVERARKAVELAKTANVVMLSGGDTNVYGMAGIVLEVAEHENLDVDIEILPGVTAILAGASILGAPVVTDFAVISLSDLLTPWEVIEKRLHMAADADFVIGLYNPKSRKRQSNFARAIEIIRKYKADSVPVGLVKNAMRGEGEAQIVTTLGEVMEYEDWVDMSTVILVGNGESRIWKSPKKDLIITPRGYQKKYDY; this is encoded by the coding sequence ATGGCAGAGTCACAATCGCAATCGCAAGATAAGGCATCCGGCGGAAAACTCTACGTTGTAGGGATCGGCCCGGGCTCCGTGGAACAGCTTACCTTAAAAGCCCGGGACGTAATCCTCAATGCCGATTATGTCCTCGGGAACAGTACCTACCTGGACCAGATGGAAAGTCTTCTCGACACCCAGGAGGTAATCCGAAGTTTTATGGGAAAAGAGGTTGAAAGAGCCCGGAAAGCCGTGGAACTTGCAAAAACCGCAAACGTGGTCATGCTCAGCGGGGGCGACACCAACGTCTACGGCATGGCCGGCATCGTGCTGGAGGTCGCTGAACACGAGAACCTTGACGTAGACATCGAAATCCTTCCCGGGGTCACAGCAATCCTTGCCGGGGCCAGCATTCTCGGTGCACCCGTGGTGACGGACTTTGCAGTGATCAGTTTAAGCGATCTCTTAACTCCCTGGGAAGTCATCGAAAAGCGGCTTCATATGGCTGCAGACGCTGATTTCGTGATAGGGCTCTACAACCCAAAGAGCCGCAAGAGACAGTCCAACTTTGCAAGGGCAATCGAAATCATTCGCAAGTACAAAGCTGATTCCGTGCCTGTGGGGCTTGTCAAGAATGCTATGAGAGGCGAGGGAGAGGCCCAGATCGTGACAACCCTCGGGGAAGTCATGGAGTATGAGGACTGGGTGGACATGAGCACAGTCATTCTCGTAGGCAACGGGGAGTCCAGGATCTGGAAGTCTCCGAAAAAGGATCTTATCATAACACCCAGGGGGTATCAGAAGAAATATGACTACTGA
- a CDS encoding NifB/NifX family molybdenum-iron cluster-binding protein — protein MKICISACGKDSDSEVDPQFGRCNYFVIIDPDTGSVTSIKNPGSEASGGAGIRAAEAIVGEEVDTLLTGSVGPNAFSILFEAGIEIRSGIRGTVAFALQEYQSGKLALLENSNASTHSGMRKS, from the coding sequence ATGAAAATCTGTATAAGTGCCTGTGGCAAGGATTCTGATTCTGAAGTGGACCCTCAATTCGGGAGATGCAATTATTTCGTGATCATTGATCCGGATACAGGGTCAGTAACATCAATCAAAAATCCCGGTTCGGAAGCCTCCGGCGGTGCAGGGATTCGGGCAGCGGAGGCAATTGTGGGCGAAGAGGTAGATACTCTCTTAACGGGAAGTGTGGGACCGAATGCTTTCTCCATACTCTTTGAAGCAGGTATTGAAATCCGCTCTGGAATAAGAGGTACGGTAGCTTTTGCCCTTCAAGAGTATCAATCAGGAAAGCTTGCCCTCCTTGAGAACTCGAATGCTTCGACTCATAGTGGTATGAGGAAAAGTTGA
- a CDS encoding cobalamin biosynthesis protein: MIIGIGTRRGITKEEVVEAVKQALEECGASLEEITAFASAKLKENEQGLLEAAELFGIPVNFLPDEVLNSYNPPSSSQASRFGLKGVAEPAALALSEKHELICRKKVYGRVTIAIAR, translated from the coding sequence GGGGCATAACAAAAGAAGAAGTCGTTGAGGCGGTGAAGCAGGCACTCGAGGAGTGCGGGGCGAGCCTTGAAGAAATCACGGCTTTCGCCTCTGCGAAACTCAAGGAAAATGAACAGGGGTTGCTGGAAGCAGCAGAACTGTTCGGCATTCCGGTTAATTTTTTGCCGGACGAAGTGCTGAACAGCTACAATCCTCCTTCCTCGTCCCAGGCTTCGCGCTTTGGTTTAAAAGGGGTTGCAGAGCCTGCGGCGCTGGCCCTTTCGGAAAAACACGAATTGATTTGCAGGAAGAAAGTCTATGGCAGAGTCACAATCGCAATCGCAAGATAA
- a CDS encoding precorrin-8X methylmutase encodes MTTEKNNEGKAGALENLEEFTELTVDVDPELVGICRDSGARTEEAKAIYMKSRTMIQEIIGNNTPEDRFRQRCVIATGDLSVADIMRFSHDPIPAGVEAIKKGAPIFVDINMVKAGITKVGHSSEVICVLDEDPNAEIANRYGITRTSAGYLAAKDKLDGSIIAIGNAPSALIMVCKLIEKGVRPALIIGLPVGFVNAAESREIVRNLKIPIPSISCVGTRGGTPMAVACVNELVAIARESEE; translated from the coding sequence ATGACTACTGAAAAAAACAATGAAGGGAAAGCCGGAGCTCTTGAAAACCTTGAAGAGTTTACCGAGCTTACCGTGGATGTTGACCCTGAACTTGTGGGCATTTGCAGGGACTCCGGCGCAAGGACTGAAGAGGCAAAAGCCATCTACATGAAAAGCCGGACAATGATCCAGGAAATCATCGGAAACAACACCCCTGAAGACCGTTTCCGCCAGCGCTGCGTAATTGCTACAGGCGACCTCTCGGTTGCCGATATCATGCGCTTTTCGCACGACCCCATCCCTGCAGGCGTCGAAGCTATTAAGAAAGGCGCTCCCATCTTCGTGGACATCAATATGGTAAAAGCCGGGATCACAAAGGTCGGTCACTCCTCTGAAGTGATCTGCGTCCTTGATGAAGACCCGAACGCCGAAATCGCCAACAGATATGGAATTACCCGGACTTCTGCAGGATACCTTGCCGCAAAAGACAAATTGGACGGGAGCATTATCGCAATCGGAAATGCCCCTTCGGCTCTCATTATGGTCTGCAAACTCATTGAAAAAGGGGTCAGGCCTGCCCTTATCATCGGGCTTCCGGTCGGTTTCGTAAACGCAGCCGAGTCTAGGGAAATAGTCCGGAACCTGAAAATTCCCATCCCCTCTATCAGCTGTGTCGGGACAAGGGGCGGGACTCCAATGGCTGTTGCCTGTGTAAACGAGCTCGTAGCAATCGCAAGGGAAAGTGAAGAATAA
- a CDS encoding NifB/NifX family molybdenum-iron cluster-binding protein, with product MKVCIPTKDNNGMSGAVEQHFGKAPTYTILDTDSGEVSVIPNTSEHMGGPDLPPKFLHKKGVEIMLCSGLGYKAVKMFESYGINVFVGAGGTVQDTIEAWKAGKLCNANAENSCAEHGHDEAGHDHHH from the coding sequence ATGAAAGTATGTATACCTACAAAAGATAACAATGGCATGTCAGGGGCTGTAGAACAGCACTTTGGAAAGGCTCCCACTTATACAATTCTGGATACAGATAGTGGAGAAGTTTCTGTGATCCCCAATACCAGCGAACATATGGGGGGACCAGACCTGCCGCCTAAGTTCCTCCATAAAAAGGGGGTTGAAATTATGCTCTGTTCAGGCCTGGGGTACAAAGCTGTCAAGATGTTTGAGTCTTATGGAATCAATGTTTTCGTGGGTGCCGGAGGCACGGTTCAGGATACAATTGAAGCCTGGAAAGCGGGTAAGCTCTGTAATGCCAATGCTGAAAATTCCTGTGCAGAACATGGGCACGATGAGGCAGGACACGACCATCATCACTGA
- a CDS encoding ATP-binding protein → MRQLAIISGKGGCGKTTLTAAFSSLSENTVLADCDVDASDLPLILKPQVLKTEDCLGLELASIDLKLCTGCGICRETCRFGAVLENFTINPYSCEGCAVCTVACPENAVSLMPRVSGQVISSITRFGPMAHAKLGTGEEASGKLVTMVRKRAVELADRYSCKLILIDGPPGTGCPVMAAITGTDLVLVLSEPTVSGLHDLKRAVELTSHFRIPTVACINRYDINEKKSLEIEAFCREAGISLLARLPYADITTEAMMEEKTVIEYAAHSRDTGAVEFANIVRNLWAEIEMRLSDSSKKEMYSKTLLDRKP, encoded by the coding sequence ATGAGGCAACTGGCTATTATTAGTGGAAAAGGTGGGTGTGGAAAGACCACCCTTACAGCTGCTTTTTCTTCTCTTTCAGAAAATACTGTACTTGCAGACTGTGATGTTGATGCGTCCGACCTGCCTCTGATCCTCAAGCCTCAGGTACTTAAAACAGAGGATTGTCTGGGACTGGAACTTGCTTCCATTGACCTTAAACTCTGTACTGGCTGCGGCATCTGCCGGGAAACCTGCAGATTCGGAGCAGTCCTTGAAAACTTCACAATAAATCCGTATAGCTGTGAAGGCTGTGCGGTCTGTACTGTCGCCTGCCCTGAAAACGCGGTGTCCCTGATGCCAAGAGTTTCCGGACAGGTTATTTCCTCCATAACCCGTTTCGGACCAATGGCTCATGCAAAATTGGGCACTGGAGAGGAAGCAAGTGGAAAACTTGTAACCATGGTCCGAAAAAGGGCCGTAGAACTTGCAGATAGATATTCCTGCAAATTAATTCTTATTGACGGTCCACCCGGCACTGGCTGCCCGGTTATGGCAGCTATTACCGGAACTGACCTTGTCCTTGTGCTTAGCGAACCCACTGTTTCCGGACTCCACGACCTGAAACGAGCAGTCGAACTCACCTCCCATTTCAGAATCCCGACTGTTGCCTGTATTAACAGGTATGATATCAACGAGAAAAAGAGCCTTGAAATTGAGGCTTTTTGCAGGGAAGCCGGAATTTCTCTTCTTGCCCGTTTGCCTTATGCAGACATAACTACAGAGGCAATGATGGAGGAAAAAACTGTGATCGAATATGCCGCTCATTCCAGGGACACCGGTGCTGTAGAGTTCGCAAATATTGTCCGTAACCTCTGGGCAGAGATCGAAATGAGGCTTTCAGATTCTTCCAAAAAAGAAATGTATTCAAAAACCCTCCTGGATAGGAAACCTTAA
- a CDS encoding DUF134 domain-containing protein, with product MKKCRGRPKCPRRVEQTPDVTYFKPRGVPMSDLEVVSLTVEELEALRLVDIEGLRQEDAATRVGISRRAFWEDLKAARMKVALALSTGKAIEIKGGNYIRAEGTDIKEYTDT from the coding sequence ATGAAAAAATGCAGAGGAAGACCAAAATGTCCGAGGCGCGTTGAGCAAACTCCTGATGTCACATATTTCAAGCCCCGAGGGGTCCCGATGTCGGATCTTGAAGTGGTGTCCCTCACAGTAGAAGAACTTGAAGCCCTGAGGCTCGTAGACATTGAAGGCCTTAGGCAAGAGGACGCAGCCACTAGGGTTGGGATATCAAGGAGAGCTTTCTGGGAAGACCTAAAAGCTGCCAGAATGAAAGTAGCACTTGCCCTCAGCACAGGAAAAGCGATTGAGATAAAAGGCGGTAACTATATCAGGGCTGAGGGTACTGACATTAAAGAATATACTGACACATGA
- a CDS encoding cytochrome c biogenesis CcdA family protein gives MYYEAISPLTAFGAGVLSVLSPCILPLLPAVLASSTGKGKLRPLAIVLGVSISFTLMGVVTSAFGAVFQAYIGQLKILAEILIITMGVAILFDISLFNAFARFPMLAGMKDEGPISGLLLGLSLGVLWIPCVGPILASILTMVALEGSAVTGALTLSIYSAGFAVPMLLLAYSAHLSTSKIKLISRYDAVFKKGAGVVLILVGLSMVYQNHIRWLI, from the coding sequence ATGTATTATGAAGCTATTTCCCCTCTGACTGCATTTGGCGCAGGAGTGCTCAGCGTCCTGTCCCCATGCATCCTCCCCCTCCTTCCTGCAGTTCTGGCAAGCTCGACAGGAAAAGGAAAGTTAAGACCTCTTGCAATAGTACTTGGGGTATCGATATCCTTTACCCTCATGGGAGTTGTGACTTCCGCTTTCGGAGCAGTTTTTCAGGCATATATAGGTCAGCTGAAAATCCTAGCAGAAATCTTAATCATTACAATGGGCGTAGCAATACTCTTTGACATCAGCCTGTTTAACGCCTTTGCAAGATTCCCCATGCTTGCAGGAATGAAAGATGAGGGGCCAATCTCAGGTCTTCTGTTAGGGCTTTCCCTCGGAGTGCTCTGGATCCCCTGTGTGGGACCAATCCTTGCCTCAATCCTGACCATGGTAGCCCTAGAAGGAAGCGCTGTTACCGGTGCACTAACCCTTTCTATTTATTCTGCAGGATTTGCGGTACCCATGCTTCTGCTTGCATATTCGGCACACCTCTCCACTTCAAAAATAAAGCTCATATCAAGATATGATGCGGTCTTCAAAAAAGGAGCAGGAGTAGTACTTATCCTTGTAGGGCTCTCGATGGTCTACCAGAACCACATCAGATGGCTCATTTAA
- a CDS encoding Mrp/NBP35 family ATP-binding protein, with amino-acid sequence MKDQVQPLESLSKKPEEPKIVVNLRRIKRKIMVMSGKGGVGKSTVAASLAVGLALRGHRVGLLDCDIHGPTVPTIFGLESARPEVNEEGILPIQVLPNLSIMSIGFLLENKDSPVIWRGPAKMGAIKQFLEEVYWGELDFLIIDLPPGTGDEPLSVAQLIPNCDGSVLVTTPQDVALISVRKSITFSEKLNVPIIGLVDNMHGLICPHCNKSIDIFGSGGVEKAAEDFNIPVLARLPIEPKIAEMEDKGTIVQNQLKHGTEWQKNFENVVTAVEKTLEGK; translated from the coding sequence ATGAAAGATCAAGTTCAACCACTGGAAAGCTTATCAAAAAAGCCCGAGGAACCAAAAATCGTAGTCAACCTCAGGCGCATCAAACGCAAGATCATGGTAATGAGCGGGAAAGGCGGAGTAGGGAAAAGTACAGTTGCCGCAAGCCTTGCTGTTGGACTTGCCCTCCGCGGACACAGGGTAGGTCTTCTGGACTGTGATATCCACGGTCCGACTGTCCCTACAATCTTCGGACTGGAGTCCGCAAGACCTGAGGTAAATGAAGAAGGAATTCTCCCGATCCAGGTGCTTCCCAATCTCTCAATAATGTCTATTGGTTTTCTTCTCGAAAACAAAGACTCACCTGTAATCTGGAGGGGGCCTGCCAAAATGGGAGCAATCAAGCAGTTCCTGGAAGAAGTTTACTGGGGAGAGCTTGACTTTCTGATTATCGATCTTCCTCCAGGAACGGGAGACGAACCCCTGAGTGTAGCCCAGCTTATCCCCAACTGTGATGGTTCCGTACTTGTTACAACCCCTCAGGATGTAGCCCTTATCAGTGTTCGGAAATCAATCACATTCTCGGAAAAACTAAATGTACCTATAATAGGGCTTGTGGACAATATGCATGGGCTAATCTGCCCCCACTGCAATAAGTCTATAGATATATTCGGAAGTGGAGGCGTTGAAAAAGCCGCAGAAGACTTTAATATCCCCGTCCTTGCCAGACTTCCTATAGAGCCCAAAATCGCAGAAATGGAAGATAAAGGCACGATCGTTCAGAACCAGCTTAAACACGGCACGGAATGGCAGAAGAATTTTGAAAATGTCGTGACCGCCGTAGAAAAAACCCTTGAAGGAAAGTAA
- a CDS encoding co-chaperone YbbN encodes MNKLIILLILLVSVLFTAGCTENPNNSASTQEIQEKSVVVNMTDLEQINTSIQEGPVFVKIGSEGCYACREMEPILSDLAAEYTGKITVMSGDIGKNPQIGAYFEAYYIPDSFVIVGIENGEYVYMQEDGNITTDRFQARVQGLREKQVFEELIKRAVLYYENGNAK; translated from the coding sequence ATGAATAAATTAATTATATTGCTAATCCTGCTTGTATCTGTACTCTTTACGGCAGGCTGTACTGAAAACCCGAACAACTCCGCAAGTACTCAGGAAATCCAGGAAAAAAGTGTTGTTGTAAACATGACCGATCTGGAACAGATAAACACATCCATTCAGGAAGGCCCTGTCTTTGTGAAAATAGGATCCGAGGGGTGCTATGCATGTCGGGAAATGGAACCCATCCTTAGCGACCTGGCGGCAGAATATACAGGAAAAATCACAGTCATGTCTGGAGATATAGGCAAGAACCCTCAAATTGGAGCTTATTTCGAAGCATACTATATCCCTGATTCTTTTGTAATCGTGGGCATTGAAAACGGAGAATACGTTTACATGCAGGAAGACGGAAACATCACCACGGACAGATTCCAGGCAAGAGTTCAGGGACTCAGGGAAAAACAGGTGTTTGAAGAGCTCATAAAAAGAGCCGTTCTTTACTATGAAAATGGAAATGCAAAGTAA
- a CDS encoding ATP-binding protein, producing MKIAIASGKGGTGKTTVAVNLALALEDVQLFDCDVEEPNCNLFLGFELEPVEEVTCLFPEINTDKCTLCGNCADFCRYNALAALPKKILLFPSLCHGCGGCSFVCPAGAVEEKSRSIGIIEKASSDASLKFFQGVLNIGEAMATLVIRSLLRHIDESKPAIIDSPPGTACPVLAVLGFADYCVLVTESTPFGFHDFLLALEAAKALKVPVGVVLNRDGLGDSRVEDFCRAEGIPILLRIPNDRMIARLYSEGIPFVKEMPEWKEKFEDMFETIKFETIKALAFKSTGVQ from the coding sequence ATGAAAATTGCAATTGCAAGCGGTAAAGGCGGCACAGGAAAAACCACAGTTGCAGTAAACCTTGCCCTTGCTCTCGAAGATGTGCAGCTTTTTGACTGTGATGTGGAAGAGCCCAATTGTAACCTGTTTCTGGGTTTTGAACTGGAGCCTGTAGAAGAAGTAACCTGTCTGTTTCCGGAGATCAATACCGATAAGTGTACTCTTTGCGGGAACTGCGCTGATTTCTGCAGGTATAATGCTCTGGCTGCCCTTCCCAAAAAAATCCTGCTCTTTCCTTCCCTTTGCCACGGCTGTGGTGGGTGTAGCTTTGTCTGTCCGGCAGGAGCCGTAGAAGAAAAGTCCAGGTCGATCGGAATAATCGAAAAAGCATCATCTGATGCCTCTCTCAAATTTTTCCAAGGTGTCCTGAACATAGGGGAAGCTATGGCGACGCTGGTCATAAGGTCCCTTTTGCGGCATATCGACGAAAGCAAACCTGCAATCATTGATTCCCCCCCTGGAACGGCATGTCCCGTCCTTGCAGTTCTGGGGTTTGCGGATTACTGTGTTCTCGTAACAGAGTCTACTCCTTTCGGTTTTCATGATTTCCTTCTTGCCCTGGAAGCTGCAAAAGCTCTTAAGGTTCCTGTTGGAGTCGTTCTCAATCGGGACGGGCTTGGGGATTCAAGGGTGGAAGATTTTTGCAGAGCCGAAGGAATTCCTATTCTGCTCCGCATTCCTAATGATAGGATGATTGCCAGGCTCTATTCAGAAGGGATCCCCTTTGTTAAGGAAATGCCTGAGTGGAAGGAAAAGTTCGAAGACATGTTTGAAACAATAAAGTTTGAAACAATAAAAGCACTGGCTTTCAAAAGTACGGGGGTACAATGA